The Megachile rotundata isolate GNS110a chromosome 3, iyMegRotu1, whole genome shotgun sequence genome includes a window with the following:
- the LOC100883214 gene encoding uncharacterized protein LOC100883214 isoform X2, translating into MATSDFDVELFERRLHTLKDSQESIQGLSAWCLERRQHHKKIVATWLQVLKKVKVEHRLTLFYLANDVIQYSKRKNFEFVESWGTTLQRATTMVRDEKVKHRILRIFKIWDQRQVYDEEFLADLSGLISAAPKKKLDPQPSVPPEEFQAALLISTMRSCATLEQATDARLRDLRESNIDIENAEELCASLKDRRRVEDAEKEVDLAVRNVENYVRALEAEIRERTQVLELLEQADQFYETQRGEVKIVTNAYRNFGSRVKNLKKKLDELLPTLVSPIPSPDINAPSPSPDSDIELPGDENQTQNQLGMIDVAPPSMYGSYSHEYDPVPVPAPELSQGNDSGDFTNNFSSFMGGNMDFGNMRNIFNERSSTPTGMSQQYNDSIEAKPIEVINMRPSKNESSSVDFNISSFLKTVLPSSDGTQDSGGIPGLGLDIPESQVESPQRSNYRHSPVLGQHPVTPVISRMMGNQATPLGVPNCQISHSTPLPVRNLSAESHTPSPYSSQNSQSNITGPFDGPTNNNTVNPLPPPPLPPPIFLDDENCYNKLPPKFPTWTPPSESIKEPAKWEEKVMFPGKNSMNPTWPGECDEKPKVWMDGDPDRWNSNNDSTWVGPVRRKSEILSETPESPPIYEKTGFTDPVEYDDSQPQESLLSTAGDVDHRVIPIPMTVENQLPYRLMKAADVDHRNLISLTGSPANHNVSDTSMNVLSNANNLWSTGDQDYRQHMQPGDIVESVDMEMSDDETDNKPKGRVLVDVRSQDRDMRVSNQVASSQHMDMDMRMIPLPSGQMPGSHGQMMQDVHMMHPGPPPPPPPPPQFHPGQPSFHQDQTDFRHNPSADFHPAQSNFHQNRPPPNFLQNQQDFSPQEFHQMHQTPPDFPQQDFEYRENHNLRPNQEFLGEPQMRGRYSQPSEHQHRDMPFHRSERGGRGGRGFPRNRRDRYSDDHKQRNIQNNRKPRTQDHHRSSPEILPNSRPLLLQAPDTVVILDEEGMPIGLPNEKELLANPDHAPDAEPEENCQSLSQQDHSLPHGIPNSRDIDQRQPVYPAGPNLEHEPEPVSAEPDELPQPNQVTVVPVMTDPKDPQYVPVAEYEEQVESEPVTSDKVCDGNETMEEPGQEMNFTEQPHVSEQLDDLGNTTPNNDLKRTSTNGNFDDDDVSCSKKRMTMSNGPQTPTESDSGLNGPIPQASGDAHSGVYEFDGPVGPNFRPRLGGPVPFPPWRGGLPRGRGFRGGPRVPWMDRGPRGPAIGNFIPRGLKRGGQFRGNGFRGRGRGNSW; encoded by the exons ATGGCTACAAGTGATTTTGACGTGGAGCTCTTTGAGCGAAGACTTCATACACTGAAGGATTCGCAGGAGTCAATACAAGGTCTTTCAGCTTGGTGCTTAGAAAGGCGACAACATCACAAGAAAATTGTTGCTACTTGGTTGCAAGTACTAAAGAAGG TGAAAGTTGAGCATCGCCTGACACTATTTTATTTGGCAAATGATGTGATCCAATATTCCAAGAGAAAAAACTTTGAGTTTGTGGAATCATGGGGTACAACATTACAAAGAGCGACAACAATGGTTAGAGATGAGAAAGTAAAACATCGTATATTAAGGATTTTTAAAATATGGGATCAGCGGCAAGTATACGACGAAGAGTTCCTGGCAGATCTGTCAGGACTAATTTCTGCAGCCCCAAAAAAGAAATTAGACCCCCAACCATCTGTACCACCAGAAGAATTTCAAGCTGCTTTACTTATATCTACTATGAGATCATGTGCTACATTAGAACAAGCAACAGATGCACGATTAAGGGATTTACGTGAAAGTAACATAGATATAGAAAATGCTGAAGAACTGTGTGCTTCTTTGAAAGATAGAAGAAGAGTTGAAGATGCAGAGAAAGAGGTTGATTTGGCAGTGAGAAATGTTGAAAACTATGTTCGTGCATTAGAAGCAGAAATCAGAGAAAGAACACAAGTTCTTGAACTTCTAGAGCAGGCTGATCAATTTTATGAAACCCAAAGAGGAGAAGTGAAAATAGTTACAAAT GcttatagaaattttggaagtcgtgtaaaaaatttaaagaaaaaattggATGAACTTTTGCCAACATTagtttctccaattccatcacCGGATATAAATGCCCCATCTCCGAGTCCCGACAGTGATATAGAACTTCCAGGGGATGAAAATCAAACACAAAATCAATTAGGCATGATAGATGTAGCACCACCATCTATGTATGGTTCATATTCACATGAATATGATCCTGTACCTGTACCAGCTCCTGAGTTGAGCCAAGGGAATGATTCTGGTGATTTCACCAATAATTTTTCATCCTTTATGGGCGGCAATATGGACTTTGGTAATATG agaaatatatttaatgaaagGTCATCAACTCCTACTGGAATGTCACAACAATATAATGATTCAATAGAg GCTAAACCAATAGAGGTAATCAACATGAGGCCCTCCAAAAACGAAAGTAGTAGCGTCGACTTTAATATCTCTAGTTTCTTAAAGACTGTTCTTCCTTCTTCTGATGGAACGCAAGATTCTGGTGGAATACCAGGTCTTGGTTTAGATATTCCCGAATCGCAAGTGGAATCTCCACAGCGATCAAATTACAGGCATTCGCCTGTGTTAGGACAACATCCTGTAACTCCGGTGATCTCGAGAATGATGGGTAATCAGGCAACACCCCTAGGCGTGCCTAATTGCCAAATAAGTCACAGTACCCCCTTGCCTGTCCGGAACTTGTCCGCCGAATCACACACACCGTCTCCATACTCCAGCCAAAACAGTCAGAGTAATATAACTGGACCTTTCGATGGGCCTACTAATAATAATACCGTTAATCCTTTACCACCTCCGCCATTACCTCCACCTATTTTTCTTGATGAcgaaaattgttataataaattgccacctaaatttccaacgtGGACACCTCCAAGCGAAAGTATCAAGGAACCAGCCAAGTGGGAAGAGAAGG TTATGTTTCCAGGAAAAAATAGTATGAATCCAACTTGGCCCGGGGAATGCGACGAGAAACCGAAGGTGTGGATGGACGGAGATCCGGATAGGTGGAATTCTAATAACGACTCCACATGGGTTGGGCCAGTTAGAAGAAAAAGTGAGATTTTATCCGAAACCCCAGAATCACCACCAATTTACGAAAAAACTGGCTTCACAGATCCAGTAGAATACGACGACTCTCAACCTCAAGAATCTCTTTTAAGTACCGCCGGAGACGTCGATCATAG aGTGATACCTATTCCGATGACGGTCGAAAATCAATTACCGTATCGGTTAATGAAAGCAGCTGACGTCGACCACCGTAACTTGATCAGTTTGACCGGAAGTCCAGCGAACCACAACGTCAGTGACACTTCTATGAATGTGCTGTCTAACGCTAACAATTTATGGTCAACGGGGGATCAAGATTATCG GCAACACATGCAACCCGGTGATATCGTGGAAAGCGTTGACATGGAGATGTCGGACGACGAGACTGATAATAAACCAAAGGGACGGGTATTGGTTGACGTAAGATCGCAGGATAGGGACATGAGAGTTAGTAATCAGGTAGCATCGTCTCAGCACATGGACATGGACATGCGTATGATTCCGCTCCCCTCCGGACAAATGCCGGGATCTCACGGGCAAATGATGCAGGACGTACACATGATGCATCCAGGACCCCCTCCACCCCCACCTCCACCACCTCAGTTTCACCCAGGTCAACCTTCTTTTCACCAAGACCAAACAGACTTTCGTCACAATCCTTCGGCAGATTTTCACCCGGCCCAGTCGAACTTCCATCAGAACAGGCCGCCGCCCAATTTCCTACAGAACCAGCAAGACTTCAGTCCGCAAGAGTTCCACCAAATGCATCAAACTCCACCAGACTTCCCGCAGCAGGACTTCGAGTATCGTGAGAATCACAATCTACGACCTAATCAAGAGTTCCTCGGTGAGCCACAAATGCGTGGCAGGTACTCGCAGCCGTCTGAACATCAGCACCGGGACATGCCTTTCCACCGGAGCGAAAGAGGAGGTCGTGGCGGCCGAGGATTTCCTAGGAACCGACGTGACAGATACTCGGACGACCACAAGCAAAGGAACATCCAGAACAATCGCAAACCACGAACGCAGGATCATCACAGATCATCACCCGAGATTTTACCGAACAGTCGACCTTTGTTGCTGCAAGCACCCGACACCGTGGTGATCCTTGACGAAGAAGGTATGCCGATAGGTCTTCCGAACGAGAAGGAGCTTCTAGCGAATCCAGATCACGCACCGGATGCGGAACCAGAGGAGAACTGTCAATCTCTGTCGCAACAAGACCATAGCCTACCTCACGGTATACCGAACTCCCGTGACATTGACCAACGACAGCCCGTCTATCCTGCTGGACCGAATCTCGAACACGAACCCGAACCTGTATCCGCGGAGCCGGACGAACTGCCGCAACCTAATCAAGTGACGGTTGTCCCAGTGATGACGGATCCCAAGGATCCTCAGTACGTTCCCGTAGCGGAATACGAGGAGCAGGTGGAATCTGAACCTGTAACGTCGGACAAGGTTTGCGACGGTAACGAGACGATGGAGGAACCCGGTCAGGAGATGAACTTCACCGAGCAGCCTCACGTGTCGGAGCAGCTGGACGACCTCGGTAACACTACGCCGAATAACGACCTGAAGAGAACGTCGACAAACGGGAACtttgacgacgacgacgtcagTTGTAGCAAAAAGCGGATGACGATGTCGAACGGACCTCAAACGCCGACCGAATCCGACTCCGGATTAAACGGGCCGATTCCACAGGCTTCCGGTGACGCGCATTCGGGCGTATACGAGTTCGACGGTCCTGTCGGACCGAATTTTCGGCCTCGTCTCGGAGGTCCCGTCCCATTCCCTCCGTGGAGAGGCGGTCTACCGCGGGGTAGAGGTTTCAGAGGTGGGCCCAGAGTTCCTTGGATGGACAGAGGGCCTCGTGGCCCCGCGATCGGCAACTTCATACCCAGGGGGTTGAAACGCGGTGGACAATTCAGAGGCAACGGCTTCCGTGGTCGAGGACGGGGTAACAGTTGGTAA
- the LOC100883214 gene encoding uncharacterized protein LOC100883214 isoform X3, with protein sequence MATSDFDVELFERRLHTLKDSQESIQGLSAWCLERRQHHKKIVATWLQVLKKVKVEHRLTLFYLANDVIQYSKRKNFEFVESWGTTLQRATTMVRDEKVKHRILRIFKIWDQRQVYDEEFLADLSGLISAAPKKKLDPQPSVPPEEFQAALLISTMRSCATLEQATDARLRDLRESNIDIENAEELCASLKDRRRVEDAEKEVDLAVRNVENYVRALEAEIRERTQVLELLEQADQFYETQRGEVKIVTNAYRNFGSRVKNLKKKLDELLPTLVSPIPSPDINAPSPSPDSDIELPGDENQTQNQLGMIDVAPPSMYGSYSHEYDPVPVPAPELSQGNDSGDFTNNFSSFMGGNMDFGNMRNIFNERSSTPTGMSQQYNDSIEAKPIEVINMRPSKNESSSVDFNISSFLKTVLPSSDGTQDSGGIPGLGLDIPESQVESPQRSNYRHSPVLGQHPVTPVISRMMGNQATPLGVPNCQISHSTPLPVRNLSAESHTPSPYSSQNSQSNITGPFDGPTNNNTVNPLPPPPLPPPIFLDDENCYNKLPPKFPTWTPPSESIKEPAKWEEKGTRKNSMNPTWPGECDEKPKVWMDGDPDRWNSNNDSTWVGPVRRKSEILSETPESPPIYEKTGFTDPVEYDDSQPQESLLSTAGDVDHRVIPIPMTVENQLPYRLMKAADVDHRNLISLTGSPANHNVSDTSMNVLSNANNLWSTGDQDYRQHMQPGDIVESVDMEMSDDETDNKPKGRVLVDVRSQDRDMRVSNQVASSQHMDMDMRMIPLPSGQMPGSHGQMMQDVHMMHPGPPPPPPPPPQFHPGQPSFHQDQTDFRHNPSADFHPAQSNFHQNRPPPNFLQNQQDFSPQEFHQMHQTPPDFPQQDFEYRENHNLRPNQEFLGEPQMRGRYSQPSEHQHRDMPFHRSERGGRGGRGFPRNRRDRYSDDHKQRNIQNNRKPRTQDHHRSSPEILPNSRPLLLQAPDTVVILDEEGMPIGLPNEKELLANPDHAPDAEPEENCQSLSQQDHSLPHGIPNSRDIDQRQPVYPAGPNLEHEPEPVSAEPDELPQPNQVTVVPVMTDPKDPQYVPVAEYEEQVESEPVTSDKVCDGNETMEEPGQEMNFTEQPHVSEQLDDLGNTTPNNDLKRTSTNGNFDDDDVSCSKKRMTMSNGPQTPTESDSGLNGPIPQASGDAHSGVYEFDGPVGPNFRPRLGGPVPFPPWRGGLPRGRGFRGGPRVPWMDRGPRGPAIGNFIPRGLKRGGQFRGNGFRGRGRGNSW encoded by the exons ATGGCTACAAGTGATTTTGACGTGGAGCTCTTTGAGCGAAGACTTCATACACTGAAGGATTCGCAGGAGTCAATACAAGGTCTTTCAGCTTGGTGCTTAGAAAGGCGACAACATCACAAGAAAATTGTTGCTACTTGGTTGCAAGTACTAAAGAAGG TGAAAGTTGAGCATCGCCTGACACTATTTTATTTGGCAAATGATGTGATCCAATATTCCAAGAGAAAAAACTTTGAGTTTGTGGAATCATGGGGTACAACATTACAAAGAGCGACAACAATGGTTAGAGATGAGAAAGTAAAACATCGTATATTAAGGATTTTTAAAATATGGGATCAGCGGCAAGTATACGACGAAGAGTTCCTGGCAGATCTGTCAGGACTAATTTCTGCAGCCCCAAAAAAGAAATTAGACCCCCAACCATCTGTACCACCAGAAGAATTTCAAGCTGCTTTACTTATATCTACTATGAGATCATGTGCTACATTAGAACAAGCAACAGATGCACGATTAAGGGATTTACGTGAAAGTAACATAGATATAGAAAATGCTGAAGAACTGTGTGCTTCTTTGAAAGATAGAAGAAGAGTTGAAGATGCAGAGAAAGAGGTTGATTTGGCAGTGAGAAATGTTGAAAACTATGTTCGTGCATTAGAAGCAGAAATCAGAGAAAGAACACAAGTTCTTGAACTTCTAGAGCAGGCTGATCAATTTTATGAAACCCAAAGAGGAGAAGTGAAAATAGTTACAAAT GcttatagaaattttggaagtcgtgtaaaaaatttaaagaaaaaattggATGAACTTTTGCCAACATTagtttctccaattccatcacCGGATATAAATGCCCCATCTCCGAGTCCCGACAGTGATATAGAACTTCCAGGGGATGAAAATCAAACACAAAATCAATTAGGCATGATAGATGTAGCACCACCATCTATGTATGGTTCATATTCACATGAATATGATCCTGTACCTGTACCAGCTCCTGAGTTGAGCCAAGGGAATGATTCTGGTGATTTCACCAATAATTTTTCATCCTTTATGGGCGGCAATATGGACTTTGGTAATATG agaaatatatttaatgaaagGTCATCAACTCCTACTGGAATGTCACAACAATATAATGATTCAATAGAg GCTAAACCAATAGAGGTAATCAACATGAGGCCCTCCAAAAACGAAAGTAGTAGCGTCGACTTTAATATCTCTAGTTTCTTAAAGACTGTTCTTCCTTCTTCTGATGGAACGCAAGATTCTGGTGGAATACCAGGTCTTGGTTTAGATATTCCCGAATCGCAAGTGGAATCTCCACAGCGATCAAATTACAGGCATTCGCCTGTGTTAGGACAACATCCTGTAACTCCGGTGATCTCGAGAATGATGGGTAATCAGGCAACACCCCTAGGCGTGCCTAATTGCCAAATAAGTCACAGTACCCCCTTGCCTGTCCGGAACTTGTCCGCCGAATCACACACACCGTCTCCATACTCCAGCCAAAACAGTCAGAGTAATATAACTGGACCTTTCGATGGGCCTACTAATAATAATACCGTTAATCCTTTACCACCTCCGCCATTACCTCCACCTATTTTTCTTGATGAcgaaaattgttataataaattgccacctaaatttccaacgtGGACACCTCCAAGCGAAAGTATCAAGGAACCAGCCAAGTGGGAAGAGAAGGGTACGA GAAAAAATAGTATGAATCCAACTTGGCCCGGGGAATGCGACGAGAAACCGAAGGTGTGGATGGACGGAGATCCGGATAGGTGGAATTCTAATAACGACTCCACATGGGTTGGGCCAGTTAGAAGAAAAAGTGAGATTTTATCCGAAACCCCAGAATCACCACCAATTTACGAAAAAACTGGCTTCACAGATCCAGTAGAATACGACGACTCTCAACCTCAAGAATCTCTTTTAAGTACCGCCGGAGACGTCGATCATAG aGTGATACCTATTCCGATGACGGTCGAAAATCAATTACCGTATCGGTTAATGAAAGCAGCTGACGTCGACCACCGTAACTTGATCAGTTTGACCGGAAGTCCAGCGAACCACAACGTCAGTGACACTTCTATGAATGTGCTGTCTAACGCTAACAATTTATGGTCAACGGGGGATCAAGATTATCG GCAACACATGCAACCCGGTGATATCGTGGAAAGCGTTGACATGGAGATGTCGGACGACGAGACTGATAATAAACCAAAGGGACGGGTATTGGTTGACGTAAGATCGCAGGATAGGGACATGAGAGTTAGTAATCAGGTAGCATCGTCTCAGCACATGGACATGGACATGCGTATGATTCCGCTCCCCTCCGGACAAATGCCGGGATCTCACGGGCAAATGATGCAGGACGTACACATGATGCATCCAGGACCCCCTCCACCCCCACCTCCACCACCTCAGTTTCACCCAGGTCAACCTTCTTTTCACCAAGACCAAACAGACTTTCGTCACAATCCTTCGGCAGATTTTCACCCGGCCCAGTCGAACTTCCATCAGAACAGGCCGCCGCCCAATTTCCTACAGAACCAGCAAGACTTCAGTCCGCAAGAGTTCCACCAAATGCATCAAACTCCACCAGACTTCCCGCAGCAGGACTTCGAGTATCGTGAGAATCACAATCTACGACCTAATCAAGAGTTCCTCGGTGAGCCACAAATGCGTGGCAGGTACTCGCAGCCGTCTGAACATCAGCACCGGGACATGCCTTTCCACCGGAGCGAAAGAGGAGGTCGTGGCGGCCGAGGATTTCCTAGGAACCGACGTGACAGATACTCGGACGACCACAAGCAAAGGAACATCCAGAACAATCGCAAACCACGAACGCAGGATCATCACAGATCATCACCCGAGATTTTACCGAACAGTCGACCTTTGTTGCTGCAAGCACCCGACACCGTGGTGATCCTTGACGAAGAAGGTATGCCGATAGGTCTTCCGAACGAGAAGGAGCTTCTAGCGAATCCAGATCACGCACCGGATGCGGAACCAGAGGAGAACTGTCAATCTCTGTCGCAACAAGACCATAGCCTACCTCACGGTATACCGAACTCCCGTGACATTGACCAACGACAGCCCGTCTATCCTGCTGGACCGAATCTCGAACACGAACCCGAACCTGTATCCGCGGAGCCGGACGAACTGCCGCAACCTAATCAAGTGACGGTTGTCCCAGTGATGACGGATCCCAAGGATCCTCAGTACGTTCCCGTAGCGGAATACGAGGAGCAGGTGGAATCTGAACCTGTAACGTCGGACAAGGTTTGCGACGGTAACGAGACGATGGAGGAACCCGGTCAGGAGATGAACTTCACCGAGCAGCCTCACGTGTCGGAGCAGCTGGACGACCTCGGTAACACTACGCCGAATAACGACCTGAAGAGAACGTCGACAAACGGGAACtttgacgacgacgacgtcagTTGTAGCAAAAAGCGGATGACGATGTCGAACGGACCTCAAACGCCGACCGAATCCGACTCCGGATTAAACGGGCCGATTCCACAGGCTTCCGGTGACGCGCATTCGGGCGTATACGAGTTCGACGGTCCTGTCGGACCGAATTTTCGGCCTCGTCTCGGAGGTCCCGTCCCATTCCCTCCGTGGAGAGGCGGTCTACCGCGGGGTAGAGGTTTCAGAGGTGGGCCCAGAGTTCCTTGGATGGACAGAGGGCCTCGTGGCCCCGCGATCGGCAACTTCATACCCAGGGGGTTGAAACGCGGTGGACAATTCAGAGGCAACGGCTTCCGTGGTCGAGGACGGGGTAACAGTTGGTAA